The Pseudomonas sp. FP198 genomic interval GCACGATGGCCTAATGAGTCGACGCTTTCGCGAGCAGGCTCGCTCCCACAAGGGGGGCACCAAGCGAGCAACAAAAAAGCCCCTGCACCGTGAGGTTGCAGGGGCTTTTTGTCAGCGGTGTATCAACTCACTGCGCGGCAGGTGTGGTCTGCCGCTTGTTGATCTCATCGATCAACCGCTTGGCCAGGGCCGGGTAGTTTTCATCGAAGTGATGGCCGCCGGGCAGCTTTATGGCTTCGCCTACGGCGGTCTTGTCGGTGCAGCCACTTTCGTTGGCTTCTTCGGCGCCGTAGATGCACACCACTTTTTCCGCCGGCAGCTTGGCCATTTCCGGGCCGGTGGCGGCTTCGGTGCCGGCGTTGCCGAGCCAGCCCTCGACTTCGATTTCGAAGCTGCCGGTGCGGGCAAAGGCGAGCAGGATAATCGCATCGACGCGCTGCTGTTCTGTCGCCGGCAAGCGGTTGTAGATCGCCGGCAGGACATCGGCGCCGAAGGAATAGCCGGTCAGGATGAAGCGTTTGGTGCCCCAGATCTGGCGATAGTGTTGCATCAGCTCGGTCAGGTCGGTCGCACTCTGTTCGGGGCTCTTGTGCTGCCAGTAATAGCGCAGGGTGTCGATGCCGACCACCGGGTAACCGACCTTGGCCATCTCATCGGCCACGTCGCGGTCCAGGTCACGCCAGCCACCGTCGCCGGAAAGAAACAGCGTCACGGTGTCCCGGGCCTGGCTGGCGGGGACTTCCACCACCGGGATGCTCAGGCCGCCCTTGCCCTTGTCGGCGCCCACCAGGATCTTGCGCAGTTCGTTGTTCAGTACCTGCGCCAGGTTGATGTCGTAGTCGCTGATGCTGGTTTCGGCATTCTTCTGGTCGCGCACGAAAGCGGCGCTGGTATCGTCGGGATTATCGTTCCACGCCACCAGCCAGCGACCATGGGCAGCGCTTTTGGGCAGCAGGTGGGTGCAGCCGGGTTTTTCCAGGGCCAGGTCGACCGAGACGGCCTGGGCCTTGTCGTCCTTCTGTTCAGCCAGCCAGCGCCAGGCCAGCACCGCGCCGGGACCGATGCCGCTGACCAGCGTGGCCGGGCCGTGCAGCTGCCGCAGGCCGGCTTGCAAGGCACGCCCTTGAAGCATGCAGTCCTTGGGCAGGATCACCTGGACGATCTGCGCCGAGCCGCTGCGGCTGAGGGTCGTCAATTGGGTGTCGCTGAGCTTCTGGTCCTCGTTGACCGCCACCAGCACCTGGGCGCGTGCCTTGGTGCCGGGGATGACCCGGGTCATCGGCACGCCGTCGGCCGGCTCCAGTTGTTCCAGGGTCGGTTGCGGGGCCGGGCGGTTCCAGTACCAGTAGCCGCCACCGAGAATCATCGCCAGCACCAGCAGGGCGGCCACTACGTATCGCCAGGAGCGTTGCATCATCAGCGTTTCACCAATCCAGTCAGGCCGCCCGCAATCAGGGCGGCGGTATCGGCCAGCGCCACCAGCGGATCGAGTCCGGCGGGCACGGCCATGTAACGAGGTTCCCAGTCAGGCTGGAATTTGTCTTTGAAGCGGCGCAGCCCCTGGAAATTGTAGAGCTGCTCGCCACGGCGAAACACCATCGAACCCAGGCGCTGGGTCAATGGCGCGCCGCGACGCGGTTGCAGGCCCGAGAGCGGGACCATGCCGAGGCTGAAGCGGGCGTAGTCATGGTTTTTGTAATGCTGAATGAGGCCGACCATCATGAACTCCATGGTCAGCTTCGGGGCTTCGGGATGAGCCCGCATCAGGTCAAGGCTGGCCAGCTCATGGCTATGGGTTTCCAGCAGGTTGGCGAACGCCACCGGACGCCCCTCGAAACGAATCACCGCGATGCGGAAGTGCTTGAGGTAATCATGGCTGAATCGCCCCAGGGAGAAACCTTTCTCGCGCACATTCTTGCCGGTCAGCCAGGCATCGGAAATGACCTTGAGTTCGTCCATCGGCGCCTGGCCCGGTTCATGGATTTCCAGTGACAGGCCGTCACGGGTGCCGCGGTTCCAGGTGTAGCGCAGGTCCTTCATTTCCTTGCCCTTGGCTTCGAGATCAAAACGCTTGAGATCGACCCGCGCTTCTTCGCCCAGCTTGATCGCGGTCAGGCCGATGTCCATGTAATAGGGCAGGTTCTCGGCACGCACCTGATAGAACACTGGCCTGGCGTGGTAGATGTCGCACAGGTCACGAAACTGCCAGATCATTTCCGCCCGTTGCTGGGTCGGCCCGATCGGGTCGTACAACGCCACCAGGCTGCGGCCACGGCGGGCATACATCAGGAAGGCTTCATCGTTGGGATGAAACAGCAGCGCCTTGTCGCCGGTCAGGGCCAGGCCGCCGTCGGGTTGCGAAGACGCCATGAGAATCGTCCTGGCGCGCTCCAGCTCTTCAGCCGTAGGCAGGTGAATCACCGGCCGAGCGGTGCGCAGCAGCCAGGTCAGGGACACCACCACCAGCAGCACCGCGGCACCCAGCAGCGAGCGCAGGCCACGAGGCGCGTCGGCGTCCAGGGTGAACTGCCACCACAGTTGATGGCTGTAGGGCACATCCTGATAGGCAAACAGCAGCAGCCAGATCGACGCACCCAGCACGCAGAGGCTGGCAATCAGGAACAACGGCGAGAAAGGCAGCTCGGTCAGGCGACTTGGGCGGTAAAAGGAACGCCGGAAGACCGCCAGCAGGGCAGCGGTCAGCGTCAGCAGCGTGGCTTCTTCCCAGTCGAAACCCTTGAGCAGCGAGAGCAGGGCGCCCACCAGCAACAGGACAGTGGTCAGCATCCAGGCTGCGGACAAGCGGCGACGCAGGCCTTGGGCGAGCAACAGGCACAGCACGCCCACCAGGCTGGCGCCAAAGTGCGAGGCGTCCACCAGGCGATGGGGGATCAGGAAACCGATGTGCTCCAGGCGCGTGTCGATCTCCGGCGTCACGCCGGAAAACAGCAGCACCACGCCGGACAGGAACACCAGCACTGCGAGGATCGGCGCCGCGAAACCGGACGCCGCCCGCAGGGTCTGGCGGGTCTGGAACAGGCGTTGTGCCTCATTGATCAACAACAATACGCACGCCACCAGCATCGGCAGCAGCACATAGATCAGCCGATACAGCAGCAGTGCGGCTGCCAGCGGCGCCGCCCCCAGCTTGTCGGCAAACGCGGCCAGCAGGATCGCTTCGAACACTCCGACGCCGCCCGGCACATGACTGAGGACGCCGGCGGCCAGCGCCAGCAGGTAAACCAGCAGGAAGGGGCCGAACGGTGGCGCTTCTGGCAGCAACAGATAGAGCACCGTTGCAGCGGCGGCGACATCCAGCGCGGTGATGATCAGTTGCAGGAACGTCAGACGGCGGCCCGGCAGACGCAGCGTGCGGCGACCGGCCTTGACCAGCAGGGCATCCCGATAGGGTTGTTCCGGCAGGCGGCGGCGATAGATGCCGATGGCCAGCGCGCAGGTCAGCAGCAACACGGCAACGGCGATCACCCCCAGCAACGTGGCGGGAAGGTGCAGGGCGGCAGAGGCGGCAGGCAGATTGCTCAACGTCGCCAGGGCCGCCAGTGGCGGTAGCGCGCAACCCAGTGACAGGCTGGCGAACAATGTCATGTGGGCGACATCCGCCGCCCCCAGGCCGTGGCGGGCATACAGGCGGTAGCGCACCGAACCGCCCGACAGCAGCGACAGGCCGATCGCATTGCCGATGGCAAACGCGCTGAAGCCGCCGAGGATCAGGGTTTGGGTGGGCAGCTTCACGCCGGCGTAGCGAGTGGCGGACCATTCATAGCCCAGCAGAATGATGAAGCCGGCCACGGTGGCGGCGATCGCACCGAGCAGCGCCGGCCGCGGCACCTCGAGAATCGAGTCGTGAAGGGCGTAGAGGTCGAGTTCGCTCAGGAGGTGACGGCAGGCGATCAAGGCAATCGCAAACAGCAGCAGCGTGACGGCGAGGCCGATCGGTTGCCGGTACTGGCTGATCCGGTCCAGCCAGCGCAATCGCTCGGCCTTGATCGGTTGTGTCGCATTGACAGTGTCTTGTGGGTCAGACGAGTGGGCGCGCATCAATCACCTCTTGAGCTATGCGCGACAGGATGGGGGTATCCAGCCAAGTTACCAATCCCTGCGGCGGAAAATAATTACAAAATATTTGTAATGGGGCTTTTTCGGCACACACAAAAAAGGCCACTCTTTCGAGCAGCCTTTCTTGATATTTGGTTGCGGGAGCCGGATTTGAACCGACGACCTTCGGGTTATGAGCCCGACGAGCTACCAGACTGCTCCATCCCGCGTCTGTGTGGCGGCATTCTACAGGCGAACGCCGGACTGTCAACCGTTAATGGAGCGCCGGATGAAATAAACGGCCGGTTCACCTAAATGCGCGAAAACAAACGGAAATCGTCCTACAACTTCGACGTTTTGCGATGGCGGTAGCGACAAGGAATGCACCGGCAGGGGAAAACACGCGCGCACAAAAAAAGGCCACTCTTTCGAGTAGCCTTTTCTGATGTTTGGTTGCGGGAGCCGGATTTGAACCGACGACCTTCGGGTTATGAGCCCGACGAGCTACCAGACTGCTCCATCCCGCGTCTGTGTGGCGGCATTCTACAGCGAATCGCTCGGCTGTCAACCCCCTTTGCTGGAAAAACCTGTTCAGCTTCAAATGGTTAGCCTTCGCCAAGGCAATGTGACAGCGCTGTGACGCAGGCCTGGCAAGGCCTGGCGCTCTATTGGGCGGTTCGCTGCGATTGAAGAAACACATTCATGTAGGCGTTTTCCACATCTGTCGAAGGATCTTTCAAACTACTGGTGCTATGTACAGGTTCGAGTGAGATACTGGCGCTCCGATCTATCGCATGTACCGCTGCTTATATGACGCAACGCAAAATCATCCACGTCGACTGCGACTGCTTCTACGCCGCGATCGAAATGCGCGATGATCCGCGGCTGGCCGGCATACCCCTGGCCGTCGGTGGCTCGGCGGACCGGCGTGGGGTCATCGCAACCTGCAATTACGAGGCGCGGGCCTACGGTGTGCGCTCGGCCATGTCTTCCGGCCACGCGCTGAAGCTCTGCCCCGACCTGACCATCGTCAAGCCGCGGATGGACGCCTATCGGGAGGCCTCCAAGGAAATTCAGACGATTTTCAGCGATTACACCGACCTGATCGAACCGCTGTCGCTGGACGAGGCGTATCTGGACGTCTCCGCCAGTCCGCATTTCGGCGGCAGTGCCACGCGCATCGCCCAGGATATTCGCCGGCGTGTTTCCAACCAGCTGCACATCACCGTTTCCGCAGGCGTGGCGCCGAACAAGTTTCTCGCCAAGATCGCCAGTGACTGGAAAAAGCCCAACGGCCTGTTCGTCATCACGCCGGACCAAGTGGAAGATTTCGTCTCGGCGCTGCCGGTGAGCAAGCTGCACGGCGTCGGCAAGGTCACCGCCGACAAGTTGAACAGGCTCGGGATTATTGACTGCCTGCACTTGCGCGAGTGGGACAAGTTGGCACTGGTGCGTGAATTCGGCAGTTTCGGCGAGCGACTCTGGAGCCTCGCCCGTGGGATTGACGAGCGCTTGGTGCACAACGACAGCCGGCGGCAATCCATCAGCGTGGAAAACACCTACGACGTCGATTTGCCTGATCTGCAGAGCTGCCTCGACAAACTGCCCGAACTGATGGAAACCCTGGGCGGGCGCATGGCGCGGATCGACAGCAGCTATCGACCGGGCAAGCCGTTCGTCAAAGTGAAATTCCATGACTTCACCCAGACCACCCTTGAGCAGGCTGGGGCAGGGCGGGACCTGGGCAGTTACCAGCTATTGTTGACCCAGGCGTTCAACCGCGGCGGCAAGCCGGTGCGATTGTTGGGGATAGGGGTGAGGCTGGAGGATTTGCGGGGCGGGTTTGAGCAGTTGGAGTTGTTTGAGCGGTAAAACCGCTGGCCTCGGGAAATACGCGACACCCTGTGGCTAGGGAGCAAGCTTCTTAGCCACAGGGGAACATGCAGAGTCAGCTCGCGCCCGGGTCCGCCACCAACCGGCCGCCATCCTTGGTCAGGGCCTTGATGAATTCGGCCTGCAGTTCCGGATCGTTGCGGGTCAGTTCGATCAGGCTCTGTTCGAGTTCGCTGGCTTCTTCTTCAAGCCCCAGTTCCGAGAGACGCTTGACCCGATGAACCCACTGGCTCACTTCGTCGTCTTCCAGGTCGTCGTAGATCAGGGCGTGGGCTTCGACCAGTTTGCTGCGCAACGTACTGCTGACGCTCAGGGATGAGTCGGTGTGCACCTCGTCCTGGGCATCCGTCACACTGATCTGCAGTTTGCCGAACTGGCTCAGGTCATGCTCGGCGAACGGGCTTTCCAGCAGGTTCAAGCGCAACACGCCGTTACGGTCGGTGCTCAGCTCGAATGTCTGCCGGGCGGCTTTCACCTGTACCGGGCGTTCGCTCCAGGGCAGGCTCGAATGTTCCGTGCGCTTGTCGCGCTGGATTTCATCGATACCTGCCAGGTTTTGCTGGGCGCGGCCATTGGAAGGCACGTTCATGAACGGATTGAGACCGGCAAAACCGTAGCTGATCCAGTCGCGGGTCGCACTGTCCGGCAAGCTGCCGAGGGCGAACACATTGACCACGTTCGCGCCGACGCCGGCCACCACCGCCACCGCGCCCAGCGGAATCTCGTAGACCTCCCGCCAAGGCTGGTACGGCGTGTAGCGATCGTAATGGCGGGTGACCTCGAACTCGGTGACCTCGAAAGTCTTCTGTTCGTTGATCCGCACCCGACGCTGCGGCAGGTCGAGCACCTTGGGTTCGCCCACATCGATCTGCAGGCTATGGTCGAGCAATTTGCGCTCGATCCGTTCTTCGTGCTCGTTGCGTTGCGACATCTGGTTGGCGCAGCCGCTGACCAGCAGGGCGCCGCACAGTGCGGCGCCCCCGAGGCCTAAGGTGTTTCGCTTGAACATGACGTCTCTATCTGGTCTCAGCGGCGGATACGGGCCTGAAGGAAGGACAGCACGTCGGCGACCGGCAGCGCTTGCGCCTCGGCCTCGGTACGGCTCTTGTATTCCAGGTTGCCATCGGCCAGGCCACGGTCACTGACGACGATCCGGTGCGGGATGCCGATCAGTTCCATGTCCGCGAACTTGATGCCGGGGCTGGTTTTCTTGTCGCGGTCGTCCAGCAGTACTTCGAAGCCGGCGGCCGTCAGTTCGGCGTAGAGCTTGTCGGTCGCTTCGCGAACCTGTTCGGTTTCATAGCGCAGCGGCACCAGGGCAACCTGGAACGGCGCCAGCGTGTCGCTCCAGATGATGCCGTTCTCGTCGTTGTTCTGCTCGATGGCCGCAGCCACCACGCGGGACACGCCGATGCCGTAGCAGCCCATCTGCAGCGTGACCGGCTTACCGTTCTCGCCGAGCACTTCGCACTTCATCGCCTTGCTGTACTTGTCGCCCAGCTGGAAGATATGCCCGACTTCGATGCCGCGCTTGATTTCCAGCGTGCCCTTGCCGTCCGGGCTCGGGTCGCCGGCTACGACGTTGCGCAGATCGGCGACGGTTGGGACCGGCAGGTCGCGTTCCCAGTTCACGCCGAAATAGTGCTTGTCATCGATGTTGGCACCGATGGCGAAGTCGCTCATCATTTCCACCGAGCGGTCGATGATGATCGGCAGCGGCAGGTTCAACGGGCCGAGGGAGCCGGCACCGGCGCCGATGGCATCGCGCAGCTCGGCATCGGTGGCCATGACCAGCGGGCTGGCGACGCCAGGCTGGTTGGCGGCCTTGATTTCGTTCAGCTCGTGGTCGCCACGGATGATCAGGGCAATCAGCTTGCCTTCTTCTTCCGCGCGCACGATCAGGGTCTTGATGGTGCGTTCGATCGGCAGGTTGTAGCCTTCCACCAATTGGGCAATGGTCTTGGCGTTCGGCGTATCGACCAGGCGCAATTCTTCGGCCGGCGCGGCGCGGGAGGTTTCCCGTGGCACGGCTTCGGCTTTCTCGATGTTCGCGGCGTAGTCGGAGCCGTTGCTGAAGACGATGTCGTCTTCGCCGGACTCGGCCAGCACGTGGAATTCGTGGGAGCCGGCACCGCCGATGGAGCCGTTGTCGGCTTCAACCGGGCGGAACTTCAGGCCCAGGCGGGTGAACACGTTGCAGTACGCCTGGTGCATGCGGTCGTAAGTGACTTGCAGCGAGGCCAGGTCGGCGTGGAACGAGTAGGAGTCCTTCATGATGAATTCGCGACCGCGCATCAGGCCGAAGCGCGGACGGATCTCGTCACGGAACTTGGTCTGGATCTGATACAGGTTGATTGGCAGTTGCTTGTAGCTGCTCAACTCGTTGCGCATCAGGTCGGTGATCACTTCTTCGTGAGTCGGGCCCGCGCAGAAATCGCGACCATGACGGTCCTTGATGCGCAGCAGCTCCGGGCCGTATTCCTCCCAGCGCCCCGACTCCTGCCACAGCTCGGCCGGCTGGGTGCTCGGCATCAACACTTCCAGAGAGCCGGCGGCGTCCATTTCTTCGCGGACGATGGCTTCGACCTTGCGCATCACCCGCAGGCCCATCGGCAGCCAGGTGTACAGGCCGGAGGCGAGCTTGCGGATCATGCCTGCGCGCAGCATCAGCTGGTGGCTGATCACGACGGCGTCGGAAGGCGTTTCTTTCTGTGTGGCGAGCAAAAATTGACTGGTGCGCATGGTTGGCCGTTGTCGGTTGCTGATGACGAGAAGTGACGCAGCATTGTACGGGCGAGATGCCCTGGCGTACAGGCGCGTGGCCGGTCGCCGGATTCAGGCGTCGCTTTCGTCGGCGCCTGTTGAGATTTCCTACAGCTCTTGAGCGGGCCGGGGCGGCGGCGATTCCGACTCTGGCGCCGAGCCCTCTCGGCGATTCTCCTGATACCAGTGCAAGGCGATCAGCAGCAAGGTCGGAACGCCGAGCAACGCGGTGATCAGGAAGAAATCGTGGTAGCCGAATTTTTCCACCATGACCCCGGAGTACCCGCCGATCAGGCGCGGCAACAAGAGCATGATCGAGCTGAGCAGGGCGTATTGGGTCGCGGAGAATTTCAGGTTGGTCAGGCTCGACAGGTACGCGACGAACGCCGAGGTGGCCAGGCCGGAGCTGAAGTTGTCGAGGGAGATCGTGACGATCAGCATCTTCAGGTTGGCGCCCATGTCCGTCAGCATCAGGAACAGGATGTTGGTGGCGGCCGACGATACGCCGCCGATGAACAGGATCGGCAGGATGCCGAAACGCACGATCAGCAGGCCGCCCATGCCGGCGCCGACAAGGGTCATGATCAGCCCGAAGATCTTGCTGACGCTGGCGATCTGGTCCTTGGTAAAACCCTGGTCGATATAAAAAACGTTGGCCATGACGCCCATGACCGTGTCGGACATCCGGTAGGTCGCGATCAGGCCGAGCAGCAGCAGGGCCTGCCAGCGGTAGCGCAGGA includes:
- a CDS encoding proline--tRNA ligase encodes the protein MRTSQFLLATQKETPSDAVVISHQLMLRAGMIRKLASGLYTWLPMGLRVMRKVEAIVREEMDAAGSLEVLMPSTQPAELWQESGRWEEYGPELLRIKDRHGRDFCAGPTHEEVITDLMRNELSSYKQLPINLYQIQTKFRDEIRPRFGLMRGREFIMKDSYSFHADLASLQVTYDRMHQAYCNVFTRLGLKFRPVEADNGSIGGAGSHEFHVLAESGEDDIVFSNGSDYAANIEKAEAVPRETSRAAPAEELRLVDTPNAKTIAQLVEGYNLPIERTIKTLIVRAEEEGKLIALIIRGDHELNEIKAANQPGVASPLVMATDAELRDAIGAGAGSLGPLNLPLPIIIDRSVEMMSDFAIGANIDDKHYFGVNWERDLPVPTVADLRNVVAGDPSPDGKGTLEIKRGIEVGHIFQLGDKYSKAMKCEVLGENGKPVTLQMGCYGIGVSRVVAAAIEQNNDENGIIWSDTLAPFQVALVPLRYETEQVREATDKLYAELTAAGFEVLLDDRDKKTSPGIKFADMELIGIPHRIVVSDRGLADGNLEYKSRTEAEAQALPVADVLSFLQARIRR
- a CDS encoding virulence factor family protein; this encodes MMQRSWRYVVAALLVLAMILGGGYWYWNRPAPQPTLEQLEPADGVPMTRVIPGTKARAQVLVAVNEDQKLSDTQLTTLSRSGSAQIVQVILPKDCMLQGRALQAGLRQLHGPATLVSGIGPGAVLAWRWLAEQKDDKAQAVSVDLALEKPGCTHLLPKSAAHGRWLVAWNDNPDDTSAAFVRDQKNAETSISDYDINLAQVLNNELRKILVGADKGKGGLSIPVVEVPASQARDTVTLFLSGDGGWRDLDRDVADEMAKVGYPVVGIDTLRYYWQHKSPEQSATDLTELMQHYRQIWGTKRFILTGYSFGADVLPAIYNRLPATEQQRVDAIILLAFARTGSFEIEVEGWLGNAGTEAATGPEMAKLPAEKVVCIYGAEEANESGCTDKTAVGEAIKLPGGHHFDENYPALAKRLIDEINKRQTTPAAQ
- the dinB gene encoding DNA polymerase IV → MTQRKIIHVDCDCFYAAIEMRDDPRLAGIPLAVGGSADRRGVIATCNYEARAYGVRSAMSSGHALKLCPDLTIVKPRMDAYREASKEIQTIFSDYTDLIEPLSLDEAYLDVSASPHFGGSATRIAQDIRRRVSNQLHITVSAGVAPNKFLAKIASDWKKPNGLFVITPDQVEDFVSALPVSKLHGVGKVTADKLNRLGIIDCLHLREWDKLALVREFGSFGERLWSLARGIDERLVHNDSRRQSISVENTYDVDLPDLQSCLDKLPELMETLGGRMARIDSSYRPGKPFVKVKFHDFTQTTLEQAGAGRDLGSYQLLLTQAFNRGGKPVRLLGIGVRLEDLRGGFEQLELFER
- the mprF gene encoding bifunctional lysylphosphatidylglycerol flippase/synthetase MprF — translated: MRAHSSDPQDTVNATQPIKAERLRWLDRISQYRQPIGLAVTLLLFAIALIACRHLLSELDLYALHDSILEVPRPALLGAIAATVAGFIILLGYEWSATRYAGVKLPTQTLILGGFSAFAIGNAIGLSLLSGGSVRYRLYARHGLGAADVAHMTLFASLSLGCALPPLAALATLSNLPAASAALHLPATLLGVIAVAVLLLTCALAIGIYRRRLPEQPYRDALLVKAGRRTLRLPGRRLTFLQLIITALDVAAAATVLYLLLPEAPPFGPFLLVYLLALAAGVLSHVPGGVGVFEAILLAAFADKLGAAPLAAALLLYRLIYVLLPMLVACVLLLINEAQRLFQTRQTLRAASGFAAPILAVLVFLSGVVLLFSGVTPEIDTRLEHIGFLIPHRLVDASHFGASLVGVLCLLLAQGLRRRLSAAWMLTTVLLLVGALLSLLKGFDWEEATLLTLTAALLAVFRRSFYRPSRLTELPFSPLFLIASLCVLGASIWLLLFAYQDVPYSHQLWWQFTLDADAPRGLRSLLGAAVLLVVVSLTWLLRTARPVIHLPTAEELERARTILMASSQPDGGLALTGDKALLFHPNDEAFLMYARRGRSLVALYDPIGPTQQRAEMIWQFRDLCDIYHARPVFYQVRAENLPYYMDIGLTAIKLGEEARVDLKRFDLEAKGKEMKDLRYTWNRGTRDGLSLEIHEPGQAPMDELKVISDAWLTGKNVREKGFSLGRFSHDYLKHFRIAVIRFEGRPVAFANLLETHSHELASLDLMRAHPEAPKLTMEFMMVGLIQHYKNHDYARFSLGMVPLSGLQPRRGAPLTQRLGSMVFRRGEQLYNFQGLRRFKDKFQPDWEPRYMAVPAGLDPLVALADTAALIAGGLTGLVKR